The proteins below come from a single Drosophila busckii strain San Diego stock center, stock number 13000-0081.31 chromosome X, ASM1175060v1, whole genome shotgun sequence genomic window:
- the LOC108605439 gene encoding uncharacterized protein LOC108605439: MESFSSLVKAHKDSLKNIIMAFSYLKLLRDLAAVVNQSLQLSDSTIPLITLMGAALISILVMRVAQLRNDRDLFHLCYSTSMLNMCFLLIFKACSGSKNFRMWPRSLLLMLLTVSGIWYSLIDDTNISENLLSMGFTLISSILILHGMRQDHQNHEVPSTCFISVIMSIVRVLHGISLADTLFIYQNLWLLFLELLKICVLRMKRNTATHSSSSTHPRYGNCYFCGRQGIIVPLVHRQPQSILTFTNNKSKY; this comes from the exons ATGGAGAGCTTCAGTTCGCTGGTCAAAGCGCATAAAgattctttaaaaaatattattatggcATTCTCCTATTTGAAGCTGTTGCGAGACTTGGCAGCGGTTGTCAATCAAAGCTTACAGCTAAGCGATAGTACAATACCGTTAATTACCCTGATGGGCGCCGCTTTGATATCCATACTAGTAATGCGTGTGGCGCAGCTGCGTAATGATCGGGATTTGTTTCATCTGTGCTACTCCACCTCGATGTTAAATATGTGCTTCTTGCTGATATTCAAAGCATGTTCAGGCTCCAAAAACTTCCGAATGTGGCCCAGATCCCTGTTGCTTATGTTGCTGACCGTGAGCGGCATATGGTATTCGCTTATTGATGATACAAACATCTCGGAAAATCTGTTGAGCATGGGTTTCACACTGATATCGTCAATACTCATTCTTCATGGCATGAGGCAGGACCACCAAAACCACGAAGTGCCGTCAACTTGCTTCATAAGTGTGATCATGAGCATTGTCCGAGTACTCCACGGCATTTCATTAGCGGACACGTTGTTCATCTATCAGAatctttggctgctgtttcTGGAGCTGCTGAAGATATGCGTACTGAGAATGAAGCGCAATACTGCTACCCACAGCTCGAGCTCTACGCATCCCAGATACGGAAATTGTTACTTTTGCGGTCGTCAAGGCATCATAGTCCCATTAGTACA TAGGCAGCCGCAATCGATACTGACATTTAcgaataataaatcaaaatattaa